The DNA segment GATCCTTAACCAGAGCGCTTAACAATGGTTTTTAAATGTCAGCGTTAACAGTGCTGAAAATAGATAACGATGTTAGCCTAACCTGCTCAAGATTAAAACTAATCAACTAAGGATAATCACAATCAGAGCACAATTCAGAGAAAAAAATACGGATTAATTAGCTATCCCTCTTGAAACGAGACAAAATACCCCAACCTGTAATTTTCAGTTATTTTTTGCCACAATAGAGTTAATCCCCTATGTTATGGACAATTAAAATGTCTATCATACTAATTAATTATAATCCGAATACGAAATAGGTAATATATATGAGCGATTTTATGAATGAAGGCCAAGTTGCCTATTTCAAAGAGAAACTAGAAACAGAACAGCAAGAGATCTCAGCCCGCATCGAACACCAATCCACAGACGTGGTGGTCTCAGACAGTAATGAAATGGCCGATGAAATTGATCGCGCGGCAATGGAAGAAGCACACAGGCTTGAACTAAACCGTATCGAACACGATAAATTGCACATCAAGAAAATTATCAAAGCGCTACGTCGTATCGACAGCGGGGATTATGGTTATTGTGATAGCTGCGGCGATGAAATATCGATTAAACGCTTACAGGCCCGTTCTGAATCGCGTTTATGCTTAGAATGTCAGTCAACTAAAGAATTTACTGACTACAGCTTATACCGCCGCCAATCCTAAGCCAAATCGAATAGCCTGCGCTGGTTGTTATCCATACAATGATAACAAATGGAAGGTAATAACAAACCTATGTTATTGCTTTCCTCAATTGTCAATCCGTATTAATCTATCATATCTCACACCAACCGCCATTAGGAATGCATCGATGTTAAAGCCATTGTCAGCCAAATTAAAAAAAATCAGTTTATTGTCATTACTTGTCAGCAGTGTTGCGTTAAGCGGTTGTAGCGATGATGCATCAGGTAAGATTAGCCTCGGTTTATTTACCACTAAAGACATTAAGATCAACAGTTTCGTTGATCCTGCTATATCAGGGGTAACTTGTCATGTCAGTCATATTGAAGCTGTTCTAGACTTTT comes from the Moritella yayanosii genome and includes:
- a CDS encoding TraR/DksA family transcriptional regulator, translating into MSDFMNEGQVAYFKEKLETEQQEISARIEHQSTDVVVSDSNEMADEIDRAAMEEAHRLELNRIEHDKLHIKKIIKALRRIDSGDYGYCDSCGDEISIKRLQARSESRLCLECQSTKEFTDYSLYRRQS